In one Shinella zoogloeoides genomic region, the following are encoded:
- the rpiA gene encoding ribose-5-phosphate isomerase RpiA, with product MDAREMKIKAAEAALAHVEDGMRLGIGTGSTAEEFVRLLAEKVAEGLRVEGVPTSERTARLCVELGVPLKSLDELPELDLTIDGADEVDGRLRLIKGGGGALLREKIVASASARMIVIADETKVVETLGAFKLPIEVNPFGLVSTRIAIEKAASRLGLSGGIALRTSGDGTFTTDGGHYILDASFGRIPDADALASNLNDIPGVVEHGLFINMASLAIIAGPAGARTLTAKE from the coding sequence ATGGACGCCCGGGAAATGAAGATCAAGGCCGCCGAGGCCGCGCTCGCCCATGTGGAAGACGGTATGCGGCTGGGAATCGGCACCGGGTCGACCGCCGAGGAATTCGTACGGCTGCTGGCGGAAAAGGTGGCCGAGGGCCTGCGCGTCGAGGGCGTGCCGACCTCCGAGCGCACGGCGCGGCTCTGCGTCGAACTCGGCGTGCCGCTGAAGTCGCTCGACGAACTGCCGGAGCTCGACCTCACCATCGACGGCGCCGACGAGGTGGACGGCCGGCTGCGGCTGATCAAGGGCGGCGGCGGCGCGCTGCTGCGCGAAAAGATTGTCGCCAGCGCCTCCGCCCGCATGATCGTCATTGCCGACGAGACCAAGGTTGTCGAGACCCTGGGCGCCTTCAAGCTGCCGATCGAGGTCAATCCGTTCGGCCTCGTCTCGACCCGCATCGCCATCGAGAAGGCGGCCTCGCGCCTCGGCCTTTCCGGCGGCATCGCGCTGCGCACTTCCGGCGACGGCACCTTCACCACGGATGGCGGACACTACATTCTCGACGCATCTTTTGGCCGCATTCCTGATGCAGATGCGCTCGCAAGCAACCTCAATGATATACCGGGTGTCGTCGAACACGGCCTCTTCATCAATATGGCGTCGCTTGCCATCATCGCGGGACCCGCTGGTGCGCGCACGCTGACGGCGAAAGAATAG